Proteins from a genomic interval of Flammeovirgaceae bacterium SG7u.111:
- a CDS encoding family 16 glycosylhydrolase, with product MKKYTLIFLALGMSHFLFADPPTPPVGKRWVLNPDFSDEFNGTELDASKWFNYHPNWKGRKPGLFLPSQVSVKNGYMQIRGEKMEKDTIIHAYGKDMTFNIAGGAVVSKKSVYLGYYECRSKAAATTMSTTFWFSGGGGVGPNECDTYKQEWDIQECIGRGGDFKGDYFAYGMHSNAHYWYTDCDGEKHDHRAAQVRFEDSELASEDFHVYGGWWRDDVSASYYYDNRPPKHQQFYNKVSDKPMDKPMYMRLVSETYPFPWIELPNDEELADTTKNTVYYDWVRGYKLVDVDAPNDSDLNLESEIGLYDENVSFPSATYELSSSETLKIPFTFQANEDREIELKLHDPEGKVVAKTVASVYAGYGNMVFDFEVGQTLEAKAGYKLVASVLPAGGEKTNKLDTSTLILDLKN from the coding sequence ATGAAAAAGTACACTTTAATCTTTTTGGCTCTGGGCATGAGCCATTTTCTGTTTGCCGACCCTCCAACACCACCTGTTGGGAAACGATGGGTGCTGAACCCCGATTTTTCGGATGAGTTCAATGGGACGGAACTGGACGCGAGCAAGTGGTTCAATTATCACCCAAATTGGAAAGGTCGGAAGCCAGGCTTGTTTTTGCCTTCTCAGGTTTCGGTGAAGAATGGCTATATGCAGATTAGGGGAGAGAAAATGGAGAAAGACACCATCATCCATGCGTATGGGAAGGACATGACCTTCAATATTGCTGGCGGAGCAGTGGTTTCCAAAAAGTCAGTCTATTTGGGGTATTACGAATGCAGGTCAAAAGCAGCGGCAACTACCATGTCCACCACATTTTGGTTTTCTGGTGGTGGCGGTGTTGGTCCAAACGAATGCGATACATACAAGCAAGAATGGGACATACAAGAGTGTATTGGTCGGGGCGGTGATTTCAAGGGCGACTATTTTGCTTATGGAATGCACTCGAATGCTCACTATTGGTACACCGACTGCGATGGCGAAAAGCATGACCACCGAGCGGCGCAAGTAAGGTTTGAAGACTCAGAGCTGGCTTCCGAAGATTTCCACGTGTACGGCGGATGGTGGCGCGATGATGTTTCTGCAAGTTATTACTATGACAATCGCCCACCAAAGCACCAACAGTTTTACAATAAGGTGAGCGATAAACCAATGGACAAGCCCATGTACATGCGCTTGGTTTCTGAAACCTATCCTTTCCCATGGATTGAACTTCCTAATGACGAGGAACTGGCAGACACAACTAAAAATACCGTCTATTACGATTGGGTGAGAGGGTACAAATTAGTTGATGTAGATGCGCCAAACGACAGTGACCTGAATCTAGAGTCGGAAATTGGGTTGTATGATGAAAACGTCTCATTTCCATCTGCTACTTACGAACTAAGCTCTTCTGAGACGTTAAAAATCCCATTTACTTTTCAGGCAAACGAGGACAGGGAAATCGAATTGAAACTGCATGACCCTGAAGGGAAGGTGGTTGCCAAAACGGTAGCTTCTGTTTATGCTGGTTATGGCAATATGGTCTTCGACTTTGAGGTAGGACAGACGCTAGAAGCCAAGGCAGGTTACAAACTGGTTGCCAGTGTCCTTCCTGCTGGAGGCGAGAAAACCAACAAGCTAGACACCAGCACCTTGATACTTGACCTGAAAAACTAA
- a CDS encoding Gfo/Idh/MocA family oxidoreductase, whose product MKRRNFIKKTAVVGAAASVLPHFSIGKPGLSANSKLNIAMIGAGNIAGMAYGGCKGENIVALADVDAAMFGQHVPKNPEIAKAKKFEDFREMLDKMDKEIDAVCINTPDHTHFAATMHAMQMGKHVCTQKPLTYSIWEAQTLKKAQKKYGVVTNMAVQGHTFDGIRQMKEWYEADVFGQINEVHSWKSGPTWETEYPGKWGYWHKMTSFPPKADPIPDGLNWDLWLGPRPADTTFNKLYHPKSWRGYSMFGNGIFGDWMPHIADGPVFVLDLYKPVVVELEEKTGGNEWMFPEGNRVRWEFKKRGKKAPCTFYWYNGPVGNSQFMPKTPKEWTGGKNLPGGGTLYYGDKAVGFTDQRSNNPKLVNADEMKAFEEKGFPAEKYPRVKGGPFAEWIRAIKGDGPTPGANFDFAVPFTEMMLLGVLAAKFGGRIEWHPKKGITNRPELNKYVKGATPRKGWDYGSDLWK is encoded by the coding sequence ATGAAAAGGAGAAATTTTATCAAAAAAACTGCTGTAGTAGGAGCTGCGGCATCGGTTCTGCCACATTTTAGCATTGGAAAACCAGGGCTTTCTGCCAATAGCAAACTGAATATAGCCATGATTGGCGCTGGCAATATTGCCGGGATGGCATACGGTGGCTGCAAAGGAGAAAATATTGTTGCCTTGGCAGATGTAGATGCCGCTATGTTTGGGCAGCATGTACCTAAGAATCCTGAAATTGCTAAAGCAAAAAAGTTTGAAGATTTCCGTGAGATGCTCGACAAGATGGACAAAGAAATTGATGCGGTATGTATCAATACTCCTGACCACACGCATTTTGCCGCAACTATGCATGCCATGCAGATGGGCAAGCATGTGTGTACCCAAAAGCCATTGACCTATAGCATTTGGGAGGCGCAAACGCTGAAAAAAGCGCAGAAAAAATATGGTGTGGTTACGAATATGGCAGTTCAAGGTCATACGTTCGACGGTATCAGGCAAATGAAAGAATGGTATGAGGCAGATGTGTTTGGGCAGATCAATGAAGTGCATTCATGGAAATCCGGCCCCACTTGGGAAACAGAATATCCTGGCAAATGGGGCTATTGGCATAAAATGACATCTTTCCCACCTAAAGCAGATCCAATTCCTGATGGACTCAACTGGGACCTTTGGCTAGGGCCAAGACCAGCCGATACTACATTTAATAAGCTGTACCACCCCAAAAGCTGGAGGGGTTACAGTATGTTTGGAAATGGGATTTTTGGCGATTGGATGCCTCATATAGCAGATGGGCCTGTATTTGTCTTGGATTTGTACAAGCCTGTTGTGGTAGAGCTGGAAGAAAAAACGGGTGGTAATGAATGGATGTTCCCAGAAGGAAACCGAGTGCGATGGGAGTTCAAGAAACGTGGCAAAAAAGCCCCTTGTACGTTCTATTGGTACAACGGTCCTGTTGGCAACTCTCAGTTCATGCCTAAAACCCCCAAAGAATGGACAGGGGGCAAGAATCTTCCCGGTGGCGGAACATTGTATTATGGAGACAAGGCAGTTGGGTTTACAGATCAGCGCTCTAACAATCCAAAACTGGTCAATGCTGATGAAATGAAGGCTTTTGAAGAGAAAGGATTTCCTGCTGAGAAGTATCCGAGAGTGAAGGGAGGACCTTTTGCCGAATGGATAAGAGCTATAAAAGGAGATGGACCAACCCCAGGGGCAAACTTTGATTTTGCAGTTCCTTTTACAGAAATGATGTTGCTCGGAGTATTAGCGGCTAAGTTTGGTGGAAGGATTGAATGGCATCCTAAAAAAGGAATTACCAACAGGCCTGAGCTGAACAAATATGTAAAAGGGGCGACACCTCGGAAGGGTTGGGATTATGGTTCTGATCTTTGGAAGTAA
- the rhaT gene encoding L-rhamnose/proton symporter RhaT: MQALLGILFHSLGGMASGSFYMPYNRVKGWAWESYWMVGGLFSWLIVPPIAAWLTLPGFMDIIVSSSSQILFFTFLMGLLWGIGGLSYGLGVRYLGMSLGNSVVLGFCSAFGALVPPIYYNLSPTEGKVSFTDMLASSGGQMVLFGVFVCLVGIAISGRAGILKENELSDEDKKKSVAEFNMTKGLAVAILSGILSSFFNFGIEAGKPLADAAVEAGFNPLYQNNVTFVVILWGGLTTNLIWTTVLSLKSKAYKDFTDRSTPISKNIMFSALAGTIWFLQFFFYGMGESKMGNGASSWILHMSTIILTANLWGIYRKEWKGVAPKTKWTITTGIGVILLSVVLVGIGNSM, translated from the coding sequence ATGCAAGCATTACTAGGGATTTTGTTCCATTCGTTGGGAGGCATGGCTTCTGGCAGTTTTTATATGCCTTACAATAGAGTGAAGGGTTGGGCATGGGAGAGTTATTGGATGGTAGGCGGATTGTTTTCTTGGCTGATCGTTCCCCCAATTGCAGCTTGGCTTACCCTGCCGGGCTTTATGGATATCATTGTTTCTAGCTCTAGCCAAATCTTGTTTTTTACATTCCTCATGGGATTGTTGTGGGGAATTGGGGGATTGTCATACGGGCTTGGCGTAAGGTACTTGGGCATGTCTTTAGGAAACTCGGTAGTACTTGGTTTCTGTTCGGCTTTTGGTGCTTTAGTCCCCCCTATTTATTACAACCTTAGCCCTACTGAAGGGAAAGTTTCATTTACAGATATGCTGGCCTCATCGGGAGGGCAAATGGTACTCTTCGGCGTGTTCGTTTGCCTTGTCGGAATTGCTATTTCTGGAAGAGCAGGTATTCTGAAAGAGAATGAGCTTTCGGATGAGGACAAGAAAAAAAGTGTTGCCGAATTCAACATGACCAAGGGGCTAGCAGTAGCGATACTTTCGGGGATTCTAAGTTCATTTTTCAATTTTGGAATTGAAGCTGGAAAGCCCTTGGCCGATGCTGCTGTAGAGGCTGGTTTCAACCCGCTCTACCAAAACAACGTAACCTTTGTGGTGATACTTTGGGGAGGCTTAACCACCAACCTCATCTGGACTACTGTTTTGAGTTTGAAAAGCAAGGCGTACAAAGATTTTACAGATCGTTCCACTCCTATTTCTAAAAACATCATGTTCTCAGCTTTGGCAGGGACTATCTGGTTTTTACAATTCTTTTTCTACGGTATGGGAGAAAGCAAAATGGGGAATGGAGCAAGCTCTTGGATACTCCATATGTCCACAATTATCCTTACGGCAAATTTGTGGGGGATTTATCGCAAAGAGTGGAAAGGCGTAGCTCCAAAGACAAAATGGACGATCACCACAGGTATTGGTGTGATACTTCTATCAGTAGTATTGGTAGGTATAGGCAATTCAATGTAA
- a CDS encoding metal ABC transporter substrate-binding protein — protein MKLQQSLILALIVLFFTACSQGKKEEQAEVTEAKAKKVIAVTNYPIYYFTSRIVGEKAEVIFPMADSGDPAYWDPKPEAIAHMQDADLVLLNGADYEKWLNKVSLGSSSLFNTSEGFKENYIEVENMVTHTHGDEEEHSHAGIDFTLWLDFSQAAQQAEAIAAKLAELMPEDKTTIEENAQTLVAELMALDKEVITIVAGKEEMPLVVSHPVYSYFTRKYGLNVESRHWEPGQMPSDHAWEHFDELLETHPAKWMLWEGTPDQAIVDKLAEKGVSSAVFAPCAGKPDSGDFMSVMQENIERLKKVFGEV, from the coding sequence ATGAAGCTACAACAGTCACTGATTTTAGCCCTGATAGTTCTTTTTTTTACAGCCTGTTCGCAGGGAAAGAAAGAGGAACAAGCAGAAGTTACCGAAGCGAAAGCTAAAAAGGTAATAGCCGTAACCAATTACCCTATTTATTATTTCACGAGCAGGATAGTAGGAGAGAAGGCAGAGGTAATCTTCCCGATGGCTGATAGCGGAGATCCTGCCTATTGGGACCCGAAACCAGAAGCCATTGCCCACATGCAAGATGCCGACCTGGTCTTGCTCAACGGTGCCGATTATGAAAAATGGCTCAATAAAGTTAGCCTTGGTTCGTCTTCATTGTTCAATACTTCCGAGGGCTTCAAAGAGAACTACATAGAAGTTGAAAACATGGTGACCCATACCCATGGTGACGAGGAAGAACACAGCCATGCAGGCATAGATTTTACCCTTTGGCTGGACTTTTCCCAAGCGGCACAGCAAGCAGAGGCTATCGCTGCTAAACTTGCCGAGCTAATGCCCGAAGACAAAACAACTATAGAAGAAAATGCGCAAACCTTGGTGGCAGAACTAATGGCGCTGGATAAAGAAGTAATAACGATAGTTGCAGGAAAAGAAGAAATGCCTTTGGTCGTTTCCCACCCTGTCTATTCTTATTTTACAAGGAAGTACGGCTTGAATGTAGAAAGCCGCCACTGGGAACCAGGCCAAATGCCCTCTGACCATGCATGGGAACACTTCGACGAGCTCTTGGAAACACACCCCGCCAAATGGATGCTGTGGGAAGGAACGCCAGACCAAGCCATAGTAGATAAGCTAGCAGAAAAAGGAGTAAGCTCGGCCGTATTCGCTCCGTGTGCCGGCAAGCCCGACTCAGGCGACTTCATGAGCGTGATGCAGGAAAATATAGAAAGGTTGAAGAAAGTTTTTGGAGAAGTATAA
- a CDS encoding GIY-YIG nuclease family protein — protein sequence MGKDGFVYIMSNARRTTLYIGVTSDLATRITQHKEGTGSAFCKKYNCTHLIYYEHHHTILGAIEREKQLKNWKRAWKDELIRSVNPEMVDLYDGLF from the coding sequence ATGGGAAAAGACGGGTTTGTATATATCATGAGCAATGCACGCCGCACTACTTTGTACATAGGCGTCACCTCAGACCTGGCTACTAGGATTACCCAACACAAAGAAGGGACAGGTTCGGCTTTTTGCAAGAAATACAACTGTACCCACTTGATCTATTACGAGCACCACCACACCATCCTTGGTGCTATTGAAAGGGAAAAGCAGTTGAAGAACTGGAAAAGGGCATGGAAGGATGAATTGATCAGAAGTGTAAATCCTGAAATGGTTGATTTGTATGATGGCTTGTTTTAA